In Kazachstania africana CBS 2517 chromosome 4, complete genome, the following are encoded in one genomic region:
- the SUS1 gene encoding Sus1p (similar to Saccharomyces cerevisiae SUS1 (YBR111W-A); ancestral locus Anc_3.366), whose product MTMSMHSDLKAQIQRYLVQSGNYEKISNTLNEKLLESGWLDKVKSLTREELDSHQTATYPEVLDKVETKALDLVSADIRELVLHQIRAFLDEIVETD is encoded by the exons ATGACTATGTCTATGCACTCAGATCTCAAGGcacaaattcaaagatatttGGTTCAGTCAGGAAACTACGAAAA AATATCCAACacattgaatgaaaaattattagaatcCGGATGGCTAGATAAGGTGAAGAGTTTAACGAGGGAAGAGCTCGACTCTCATCAAACTGCCACATATCCTGAGGTTCTAGATAAGGTGGAAACAAAGGCACTAG ATTTGGTTTCTGCTGATATCAGGGAGCTAGTACTGCACCAGATCAGAGCTTTTCTGGATGAAATTGTGGAAACCGACTAA
- the LYS2 gene encoding L-aminoadipate-semialdehyde dehydrogenase (similar to Saccharomyces cerevisiae LYS2 (YBR115C); ancestral locus Anc_3.369) has product MTIENIWMQLLDNPTLSVLPHDYLRPQQEPFIKQEELIVQLPQLDLPFEGFEDKYTVFLALWSTLIFRLSGDADIVLYITGNKVLRFQIQAECTFQHLIEIIRSKLDELSNIVDEINFDCFAEKIQQEQDLEKTPQLFRLAGLLDASSDFKLNAFKYHPLDLAINLRSINNTHTLELIFNAYIYSTERIQTLSDQFIQFISVVQQNPQCVITQASLVTPESLNRLPNPTRDLDWCGFVGCIQDIFQDNAESFPDRTCVVETGSSKMPRRTFTYQDINRASNIVAHYLIDTGIKVGDVVMIYSSRGVDLMICVLGVLKAGATFSVIDPAYPPARQTVYLDVARPKGLIVIRSAGVLDSLVENFIKDELEVITRIPSVAIQADGTLQGSLDQTNDILSKYETMKDQRTGVIVGPDSNPTLSFTSGSEGKPKGVLGRHYSLAYYFSWMASQFNLSSKDRFTMLSGIAHDPIQRDMFTPLFLGAQLYVPTEEDICTPGQLAKWMSDNNCTITHLTPAMGQLLTAQAVTPFPKLHHAFFVGDVLTKRDCLRLQTLAENCCIVNMYGTTETQRAVSYFEVHSRTQDPDFLKNLKNVMPAGRGMKNVQLLVINRNDRSQICGVGEVGEIYVRAAGLAEGYRGLPDLNKEKFVKNWFVDDGHWNHLDKDRGEPWRKFWLGPRDRLYRTGDLGRYLPNGDCECCGRADDQIKIRGFRIELGEIDTHISQHSLVRENITLVRKNANNEPTLITFIVPRFDMPNELAEFQTPVPESVKDQTVRGLIAFDLLGKDIKLFLRKRLPSYAIPSLILAWDKLPLNPNGKVDKPKLQFPTEKQLKTVVEYSPSTSDDGELSPIERKIRDIWSDILPITASSMSINDSFFDLGGHSILATKMFFTLKTTFNIDLPLNSVFKFPTIKTLAAEIVRLGKSSVQNNPQASTGSTKTAEYESDARQLVNTLPESYASRSTLKNDGTINVFVTGATGFLGSYIISNILNRSSDHQTFKVFAHVRADTKEKGLKRLEKAGVTYGTWSAAFSENIEVILGDLSKRQFGLPNEMWTKLGNEIDVIIHNGALVHWVYPYSKLRDANVVSTVNVMNLASFGKPKFFDFVSSTSTLDSKYYFKLSDQLVSEGKSGITEADDLMGSAHTLSGGYGQSKWAAEYIIRKAGERGLRGCIVRPGYITGCSTNGSSNTDDFLLRCLKSAVQLGKIPDIRNTVNMVPVDHVAEIVVATAFHPPSNDELAVAHVTGHPRILFKDYLYSLHSYGYNVEVVDYEIWKASLEHAIVQNNEDNALYPLLHMVLDDLPNSTRAPELDDTNTVKSLKMDAPWIGQDVSAGKGATEEQVGIYISFLNKVNFLPSSTGKGRLPLPEVELTDAQIRSVSSGASARTSSASTQN; this is encoded by the coding sequence ATgacaattgaaaatatatggATGCAACTTCTCGATAACCCAACACTCAGTGTTCTTCCTCATGACTACTTACGTCCTCAGCAAGAACCTTTCATTaaacaagaagaattaaTTGTTCAATTACCTCAATTGGACTTACCTTTCGAAGGCTTTGAAGACAAGTACACAGTTTTCTTGGCTCTATGGTCTACTTTGATTTTCAGATTAAGCGGTGACGCTGACATTGTTTTATACATTACAGGCAATAAGGTGCTgagatttcaaattcaagcGGAATGTACCTTCCAACATCTAATTGAAATCATAAGAAGTAAATTAGACGAACTTTCGAACATTGTCGACGAAATCAACTTCGATTGCTTTGCTGAAAAAATACAACAAGAACAAGATTTAGAGAAAACACCTCAGTTATTTCGTTTAGCCGGTTTATTAGATGCATCTTCCGATTTCAAGCTAAATGCCTTCAAATATCATCCTTTAGATCTAGCCATCAATCTACGGTCCATAAACAATACACACACATTGGAACTAATTTTTAACGCATACATTTACTCAACAGAAAGAATCCAAACTTTAAGTGACCAATTCATACAATTTATATCAGTAGTTCAGCAAAACCCTCAATGTGTTATAACCCAGGCGAGCTTAGTAACTCCGGAATCACTAAACAGGTTACCTAATCCAACTAGAGATCTGGATTGGTGTGGATTCGTCGGCTGCATTCAAGACATATTTCAGGATAATGCCGAATCTTTCCCAGATAGGACATGTGTAGTGGAAACTGGTTCTTCCAAAATGCCTCGCAGAACGTTCACTTACCAAGATATCAATAGAGCTTCTAATATTGTGGCCCATTATCTAATCGACACAGGAATCAAAGTGGGTGATGTGGTTATGATTTATTCATCAAGAGGGGTCGATCTGATGATTTGCGTATTGGGTGTTTTAAAAGCTGGTGCCACCTTTTCTGTCATTGATCCTGCATATCCCCCAGCAAGACAAACTGTCTACTTAGATGTTGCTAGGCCAAAGGGACTAATTGTCATTAGATCAGCAGGCGTCCTAGATTCACTAGTGGagaatttcattaaagatgaattgGAAGTCATTACTAGAATCCCTTCAGTTGCAATTCAGGCGGATGGTACCTTACAAGGCTCACTCGATCAAacaaatgatattttatctAAATATGAGACTATGAAAGACCAAAGAACGGGTGTCATAGTTGGTCCAGATTCCAATCCTACATTATCTTTCACCTCAGGTTCAGAGGGAAAACCAAAGGGTGTATTAGGCAGACATTATTCTTTAGCTTATTACTTCAGTTGGATGGCTTCCCAGTTTAACTTATCTTCCAAAGATAGATTTACTATGTTGAGTGGTATAGCACATGATCCCATCCAAAGAGATATGTTTACTCCATTATTCTTGGGTGCTCAATTATATGTCCCAACTGAAGAAGACATATGTACCCCTGGTCAGTTAGCAAAGTGGATGAGTGATAACAACTGTACTATTACACATTTAACTCCAGCAATGGGTCAATTATTGACAGCACAAGCCGTTACACCATTCCCAAAATTACATCATGCCTTCTTTGTTGGAGATGTATTAACCAAACGTGATTGCTTGAGATTACAGACACTTGCTGAAAACTGTTGTATCGTTAATATGTACGGTACTACTGAAACTCAAAGGGCGGTATCTTATTTTGAAGTTCATTCTAGGACACAGGACCCTGACTTCTtaaaaaacttgaaaaacGTGATGCCTGCAGGAAGAGGTATGAAAAATGTTCAACTGTTGGTTATTAACAGAAATGATAGATCTCAAATTTGTGGTGTTGGTGAAGTAGGTGAAATATACGTCAGAGCTGCTGGCCTGGCTGAGGGCTATAGAGGATTACCTGATCTTAACAAAGAAAAGTTCGTCAAAAATTGGTTTGTTGATGACGGACATTGGAATCATTTAGACAAAGATAGGGGTGAGCCCTGGAGAAAGTTTTGGTTAGGACCTAGAGACAGGTTATACAGAACTGGTGATTTGGGACGTTATTTACCAAATGGTGACTGTGAATGTTGCGGTAGAGCAGATGATCAAATTAAAATAAGAGGTTTTAGAATTGAATTAGGAGAAATAGATACACATATTTCTCAACATTCGTTAGTTCGTGAAAATATTACGCTAGTACGTAAAAACGCCAATAATGAGCCAACATTAATAACCTTCATTGTTCCAAGATTTGACATGCCTAATGAATTGGCAGAATTTCAGACACCTGTTCCAGAAAGTGTCAAAGATCAGACTGTGAGGGGCTTAATCGCTTTTGACTTGCTTGGAAAGgatatcaaattatttttgagaaaaagaCTACCAAGTTATGCTATTCCATCTTTGATTCTTGCTTGGGATAAGCTGCCACTAAATCCAAACGGGAAGGTGGATAAGCCAAAACTTCAATTCCCAACAGAAAAACAATTAAAAACTGTTGTTGAATATTCTCCTTCTACCAGCGATGATGGTGAACTAAGTCCAATTGAACGCAAGATTCGCGACATTTGGTCGGATATTTTACCAATAACAGCCTCCTCAATGTCCATAAAcgattctttctttgactTAGGGGGTCACTCAATTTTGGCTACCAAAATGTTCTTCACATTGAAAACCACATTTAACATTGATTTGCCATTAAACTCAGTGTTCAAATTTCCAACAATCAAAACCTTAGCAGCAGAAATTGTAAGATTAGGAAAATCGAGCGTACAAAATAATCCACAAGCCTCTACTGGTAGTACCAAAACTGCTGAATATGAATCTGATGCAAGACAGTTAGTTAATACCCTACCGGAAAGTTATGCCAGTCGTAgtacattgaaaaatgatggCACAATAAATGTCTTTGTTACTGGTGCAACAGGATTTTTGGGCTCCTATATTATAAGTAATATACTAAACAGAAGCAGTGACCATCAAACGTTCAAGGTGTTTGCCCATGTACGTGCAGATACTAAAGAAAAAGGCCTGAAGAGACTAGAGAAAGCAGGTGTAACATATGGCACTTGGTCCGCTGCCttttctgaaaatattgaggTTATATTGGGTGATTTATCCAAACGTCAATTTGGATTACCAAATGAAATGTGGACCAAACTGGggaatgaaattgatgtcATTATACACAATGGTGCTTTAGTCCACTGGGTTTACCCTTATAGTAAGTTAAGAGACGCAAATGTTGTCTCCACAGTAAATGTCATGAATTTAGCTTCCTTTGGTAAACCAAAGTTCTTTGACTTCGTTTCCTCAACATCTACACTGGATAgcaaatattattttaaaCTATCAGACCAGCTGGTTTCTGAAGGCAAAAGCGGTATAACTGAAGCTGATGATTTAATGGGTTCTGCTCACACACTCAGTGGAGGTTACGGGCAGTCTAAATGGGCTGCTGAGTATATCATAAGGAAAGCTGGTGAGAGAGGTTTAAGAGGTTGTATCGTAAGACCTGGCTATATTACGGGGTGTTCCACCAATGGGTCTTCAAATACAGATGACTTTTTATTACGATGTTTGAAGAGCGCTGTTCAACTTGGCAAAATTCCAGATATCAGAAATACAGTTAATATGGTACCAGTTGATCACGTTGCTGAAATTGTTGTGGCAACTGCTTTCCACCCACCATCTAATGACGAGTTGGCGGTTGCACATGTGACGGGACATCCTCGTATTCTTTTCAAGGATTATCTCTACTCATTGCATAGTTACGGCTATAATGTTGAAGTAGTAGATTACGAAATATGGAAAGCATCTTTGGAACACGCCATAGTACAGAATAATGAAGACAATGCTCTTTATCCATTATTGCATATGGTATTAGATGATTTACCTAATAGTACAAGAGCTCCCGAGCTAGATGATACGAACACGGTTAAGTCCCTGAAGATGGATGCTCCTTGGATTGGGCAAGATGTTTCAGCTGGAAAGGGGGCTACTGAAGAACAAGTTGGTAtttatatttcatttttaaataaaGTGAACTTTCTACCATCTTCTACAGGAAAGGGAAGACTTCCTTTACCTGAAGTTGAATTGACTGACGCACAAATTAGATCAGTGTCCTCTGGAGCAAGTGCTCGTACAAGTTCCGCTTCCACACAAAATTAA
- the YSA1 gene encoding ADP-ribose diphosphatase (similar to Saccharomyces cerevisiae YSA1 (YBR111C); ancestral locus Anc_3.365), whose protein sequence is MSIRSIPKIISLVKPSIKRSLQVMCAVKGKPEQAKITKKESVKNADLCKWIGLEKITYSDPNGNERQWDSAVRLTRSSGDIDGIAVLTILKYKDGRPNEILLQKQFRPPVEGVCIEFPAGLIDEGEDVVAAALRELKEETGYIGKFLNMSPVVFNDPGFTNTNLSIVNVEVDMSLPENQNPQSELEENEFIECFRVPLSEFPEEMTKLDEQGYKLDARVQNVAHGITLARQYNLC, encoded by the coding sequence ATGTCAATTAGGTCGATACCAAAGATAATCTCATTAGTCAAACCTTCAATCAAACGTTCGTTACAAGTTATGTGTGCAGTTAAAGGTAAACCTGAACAAGCAAAGATTACAAAGAAGGAGTCAGTAAAAAACGCTGACTTGTGTAAGTGGATTGGTTTAGAGAAAATAACATACTCCGATCCTAATGGGAATGAAAGACAATGGGATAGTGCTGTTCGTTTAACAAGAAGCTCTGGTGATATTGATGGTATTGCCGTACTGaccattttgaaatataagGATGGCAGACCGAAtgaaattcttcttcaaaaacaaTTTAGACCACCTGTAGAAGGAGTCTGTATTGAATTCCCTGCTGGTTTGATTGATGAAGGAGAAGATGTCGTAGCTGCTGCCCTAAGAGAGcttaaagaagaaacagGTTACATTGGAAAATTCTTAAATATGAGTCCCGTTGTCTTTAATGATCCTGGGTTTACCAACACCAACTTGTCTATTGTTAATGTCGAAGTTGATATGTCACTACctgaaaatcaaaatccCCAATCtgaattggaagaaaatgaatttattgaatgctTTAGAGTACCATTAAGTGAATTTCCTGAAGAGATGACTAAGCTTGATGAGCAAGGCTACAAGTTAGATGCTCGTGTGCAAAATGTTGCTCACGGAATTACGCTAGCCAGACAATACAACTTATGTTAA
- the RAD16 gene encoding DNA repair protein RAD16 (similar to Saccharomyces cerevisiae RAD16 (YBR114W); ancestral locus Anc_3.368), whose amino-acid sequence MVQEEGGFIRRRRTRASAQKVSYKEISDHETDEDDEKTLKIESTSDDEYRDNAVLLFKDEYEDRIEIIPDSADEETLSEDFTIKTERLEEDDDDDDEPLSKRRRTTRPERKRAPAKKKKDKGPKLTPYERNTIRLFENHPELQNVFPDLQNAPAYVPTRATQPDGMNIKLLPFQLEGLHWLISQEDGMYAGGVLADEMGMGKTIQTIALLMSDVAKTPSLVVAPTVALIQWKDEIEQHTNGKLKVYVYHGSSKTVNIADMAGYDVILTTYAVLESVFRKQNYGFRRKHGLVKEPSALHNMEFYRVILDEAHNIKDRQSNTARAVNLLRTKKRWCLSGTPLQNRIGEMYSLIRFLGIDPFSKYFCTKCDCASKEWKFSDNMHCDSCSHVIMQHTNFFNHFMLKNIQKYGVEGPGLESFNNIQILLKNIMLRRTKVERADDLGLPPRIVTVRRDYFNEEEKDLYRSLYSDVQRKYNSYVEEGVVLNNYANIFSLITRMRQLADHPDLVLKRLTKDLTDTTGVIVCQLCDDEAEEPIESRCHHKFCRLCVQEYVESYLETNNNLTCPVCHIGLSIDLSQPSLEVDVDAFNKQSIVSRLNLKGTWRSSTKIEALVEELYKLRSNVRTIKSIVFSQFTSMLDLVEWRLKRAGFKTVKLQGSMSPTQRSETIKYFMNNIDCEVFLVSLKAGGVALNLCEASQVFILDPWWNPSVEWQSGDRVHRIGQFRPVKITRFCIEDSIESRIIELQEKKANMIHATINQDQAAINRLTPADLQFLFNN is encoded by the coding sequence ATGGTGCAAGAAGAAGGTGGGTTTATACGGCGTAGACGTACTAGAGCGTCCGCACAAAAAGTTAGCTATAAAGAAATAAGTGACCATGAGACagatgaggatgatgagaagacattgaaaattgaaagtacTAGTGATGATGAGTATAGAGATAATGCTGTCTTACTTTTCAAGGACGAATACGAGGatagaattgaaatcataCCGGATTCTGCTGATGAAGAAACCCTAAGTGAGGACTTTACTATAAAGACTGAAAgattagaagaagatgatgatgacgatgatgagCCTTTATCAAAAAGGCGTAGGACTACAAGGCCTGAACGTAAACGTGCACCAgccaagaagaagaaggataAAGGACCGAAGTTAACCCCATATGAAAGAAACACGATAAgactttttgaaaatcatCCAGAACTACAGAATGTATTTCCCGATTTGCAAAATGCTCCAGCGTATGTTCCAACTAGAGCTACTCAGCCAGATGGTATGAATATAAAGCTTCTTCCTTTCCAACTAGAGGGACTGCACTGGTTAATATCTCAGGAAGATGGTATGTATGCTGGAGGGGTTTTGGCAGACGAGATGGGTATGGGTAAGACAATTCAGACTATTGCCCTCTTGATGAGTGATGTAGCCAAGACGCCTTCTTTGGTTGTAGCACCAACTGTCGCCCTGATACAATGGAAAGACGAAATAGAACAACATACGAATGGTAAACTAAAAGTATATGTGTATCATGGTTCCTCAAAAACTGTGAACATTGCTGACATGGCTGGTTATGATGTCATTCTCACCACATATGCTGTTTTAGAATCTGTTTTCAGAAAGCAAAATTATGGGTTCAGAAGAAAACATGGCCTGGTTAAAGAGCCTTCAGCTTTACATAACATGGAGTTTTATAGGGTGATTCTAGATGAGGCCCATAACATTAAAGATAGACAGAGTAATACTGCCAGAGCCGTAAATCTTTTGAGAACTAAAAAAAGGTGGTGTTTAAGTGGTACTCCTTTGCAAAATAGAATTGGTGAAATGTATTCCTTGATTAGGTTTTTAGGTATCGATccattttctaaatattTCTGCACTAAATGTGATTGTGCCTCCAAAGAGTGGAAATTTTCCGACAATATGCATTGTGATAGTTGTAGCCACGTTATAATGCAACAcacaaatttttttaatcaTTTTATGTTAAAAAATATCCAAAAGTATGGTGTCGAAGGTCCAGGCCTAGaatcatttaataatattcaaattttattaaaaaatattatgtTAAGAAGAACTAAAGTAGAAAGAGCCGACGACTTAGGTCTACCACCAAGAATTGTGACTGTTAGACGtgattatttcaatgaGGAGGAAAAAGATCTTTACCGAAGTTTGTATTCTGACGTGCAGAGGAAATATAACTCGTATGTCGAAGAAGGTGTTGTTCTCAATAATTATgctaatattttttcattgatcACAAGAATGAGACAGTTAGCCGATCATCCTGATTTAGTTTTAAAGAGATTGACAAAGGATTTGACGGATACTACTGGCGTTATTGTTTGCCAGTTATGTGATGATGAAGCTGAAGAGCCAATTGAATCGAGATGTCATCATAAGTTTTGCAGACTTTGTGTTCAAGAATATGTGGAATCGTATTTAGAAACCAATAATAACTTGACATGCCCAGTTTGTCACATCGGTTTAAGTATTGATCTTTCACAACCTTCTTTAGAGGTCGACGTTGATGCGTTTAATAAACAAAGTATTGTTAGCAGactaaatttgaaaggCACATGGAGATCATCTACTAAAATTGAAGCCCTTGTGGAAGAGTTATATAAGCTCCGGAGCAATGTCAGGAcaattaaatcaattgtATTTTCTCAATTTACAAGTATGCTGGATTTAGTTGAATGGAGGTTAAAAAGAGCCGGATTCAAAACGGTAAAGCTTCAAGGTAGTATGTCACCTACGCAGAGAAGTGAAACAATTAAGTATTTCATGAATAACATTGACTGTGAAGTATTCTTAGTTAGTTTAAAGGCTGGTGGTGTCGCATTAAATTTGTGTGAGGCCTCACAAGTTTTTATATTAGATCCCTGGTGGAATCCAAGTGTTGAATGGCAGAGTGGGGATAGAGTTCATAGAATAGGTCAGTTTAGGCCAGTGAAAATCACTAGATTTTGTATAGAGGATAGTATTGAATCaagaatcattgaattgcaagaaaagaaagctAATATGATTCATGCTACTATAAATCAAGATCAAGCTGCCATAAATCGGTTAACTCCTGCTGATCTACAGTTCTTATTtaataattaa